The DNA region TAGGTGTCAACAATTTTTTGCCGCAGGTCAAGGGAGTAGGGTTTCATCTCTAATCAAGAAAATACTCATGCTCTATGCTTTGAGCGTACCTCACTAGACAGGAAAAGGCTATATAAACCAAAGGAGATATACGGTGGAGAGGTAATTACAGGATGGTTAGCCGATCTATTTCCCTACGTTAATCACTCCGTCACCCATGCGCCTACACAAAAGAATCCGATTCTAGATATCCCTCGTGCAGAACTTACAGTCGAGGACGGAATCTCACCAACAGTATTACCCACTGGACTCTCCCAAGCACCAATAGCACTCGTTACCCCTAAAGGAAAAGCTGATTTAGAAGTGGTTGCAGGCTTTATTGGAGTTCGGCAACAAGATGGCTATCTCCAACCAGAAATCGGCTGGGCAGTACGCGAGCAAGATCGATTTCTCAAGATGCTAACCATCCTAGAGCAAAAACCTAGTATGCGATCGCCAATTGATTGGTCAGAGACTCAAAGGCAACTGGAAATGCCAAAGGAACTGATTCAACTCCACAGCCATTTCGACGGTGGCACAATTTTTGCTCAAAGTGAATATCCTTGGCACATTCGGGCATTACAGGACTATACTAATCACGAGTTGAAAGGTACTGACAAACCGTTCACTGGTTTCATCGATATTCAGGGCGATCGGTTCACTCGTTTCATGGATATTGAGGGCGATCGCTGCATTGCCTACGGTTATGTACGCCGCCTCAACAGTAGAAATCGCCTTTGGGAATGGTGGGTGATTGTAGGCAAACCCGTTTGGGAAGAAACCGATCCAATTTTTGGGCAAGAAGTTTGGACATTTACAACGGAAGACGTAAAGGTGATTGCTAAAGGAATTCCGCAACTGTTTGAACGTATCGCGAAAGCTAAGGGAAAATACTACTTTGACGATCCTGACTTCCAACCAGATGATTCATTGTCGGCATCCAGATAGTTTTGGCATCCGATTCAATGGCATCACTTACTCTGATAGGTGCGATCGCACATTCACCTAAGCAGCCCCATTCTCTGCGTACAAAGGTAATTTCACAAGTGCTACCATCACCAGTAAATGCGCTCAACCCACTTACCCTGTGTCCACATCCATACCATCTGATACACTGAATACCCAGACCATTGCGGCAGTACCAACAGAACCCGTCTGGCGTTTGAGTGTTGAGCAGTATCACCAGATGATTCGTCTTGGCATCCTGAGCGACGACGATCCGGTAGAGCTGCTGGATGGATGGTTGGTCTACAAAATGCCGAAAAATCCGCCCCATCGTGCGACTACCAAACTCACTCGAAA from Funiculus sociatus GB2-C1 includes:
- a CDS encoding DUF4419 domain-containing protein; this encodes MYGGEVITGWLADLFPYVNHSVTHAPTQKNPILDIPRAELTVEDGISPTVLPTGLSQAPIALVTPKGKADLEVVAGFIGVRQQDGYLQPEIGWAVREQDRFLKMLTILEQKPSMRSPIDWSETQRQLEMPKELIQLHSHFDGGTIFAQSEYPWHIRALQDYTNHELKGTDKPFTGFIDIQGDRFTRFMDIEGDRCIAYGYVRRLNSRNRLWEWWVIVGKPVWEETDPIFGQEVWTFTTEDVKVIAKGIPQLFERIAKAKGKYYFDDPDFQPDDSLSASR